Below is a window of Cytophagaceae bacterium DNA.
TATGTAAATATTGATCATTTCCCCAAAAGTTTTTAAAAAAAATAGGAGATTTTTGATTTGTTAATGGGTTTCAACACTCCATTCTATTAATTCATCACATTTTTGCATATTTATAAAACCTCATGTCTTATTTTTGCAGATATTTTTTTTGAAGAAAACATTTAAATATGTCAAAACCCAGTCTGGCTAGAGGAACTCGCGATTTCGGCCCTGAAATAATGGTCAAACGTAGTTTTATTTTTGAACAAATTAAAAAAGTATATCAAAAATACGGATTCCTCCCGCTGGAAACTCCTGCCATTGAAAACCTTTCAGTTTTGATGGGGAAATATGGCGAAGAAGGCGACCAGTTGCTTTTTAAAATCCTTAATTCCGGTGATTTTGCTAAAGATTTGACAGGAGAAGACTTAGAAAAAGGCTCAAAAGAAATGTTGAAAAAAGTTTCAGAAAAAGGCCTCAAATATGACCTGACTGTGCCTTTTGCGAGATATGTGGTTATGAACAGGCACCAGCTTGCTTTGCCTTTTAAACGATATCAGATCCAACCTGTTTGGCGGGCAGACAGACCACAAAAAGGACGGTACAGGGAATTTTATCAATGTGATGCTGATGTCGTTGGTACCGAATCGCTTATATGTGAGGCTGAAATTGTAGCAATGCTTCACGAAGTTTTTGAAAATCTGGGAATAACTGAATTTGTAATAAAAATCAATAACCGGAAAATCCTGAGTGGGATTACGGAGGTGATTGGTGCCAAAGGAAAAGAAACCGATTTATGTGTTGCTATCGACAAAATTGACAAAATTGGGAAGGAAAAAGTAGAAGATGAGCTACAGGAAAGAGGTTTTAGTGTTGAGAATATTTCGAAATTACAGCCCTTATTTGCTATTACAGAAGCGGGGGACGTAAATTTTGAGGAATTAAGGAATTGGCTTATTAATTCTGAAATCGGACTGGCGGGTGTTCAGGAACTGGAACAAATCTGGCAACTTACTTTTGCATTAGGCTTAAAAAATGCAAAAATCGCCTTTGACCCTTCATTGGCACGCGGTCTGAGTTATTATACGGGAGCTATTTTTGAAGTTAAGGCTTTGAATGTGGCAATTGGAAGTATATCTGGTGGTGGCCGCTACGATAACCTAACCGGAACATTTGGAATGCCTGGTCTATCGGGTGTGGGTATTTCGTTGGGTGTTGACCGTATTTATGATGTAATGGAAGAATTGAAAATATTTCCGGAACATCTGGCACATTCTTCAACCAAAGTCATGGTGACCAATTTTGGAGAGGACACTTTACCCAAAAGCCTGGAAATTTTGGCAAAATTGAGAGCCGAAAATGTCAACGCTGAAATATATCCTGACACCTCCAAAATGAAAAAACAATTTGAATATGCCGACAAAAAAGCAATTCCTTTCGTTTTGATTGTGGGTTCAGACGAAATTAAGAAAGGAGAATATACCTTGAAAAATATGCTTTCAGGAGAACAGTCAAGCCTGAAAATTGAACAAATTATTGAAAAACTAAATGTTTAAAAACAAAAAAATCTTTGCCTATGCAGTCGTAATCGTTTCAACGCTGGCTGCAACATTTGCCTTTTATTTCTGGCAAGTAGCTTATAGTCCTAACCTTAACGTTGACGGTAAGGAGAAATTTGTGCTCTATATTCCAAAAAACTCAAGCTACGAGTCGGTATTGGATACATTACACAAACATAAAATTATAACTGACGAGGTAGCTTTTGGCTTTATCACCAAAAGAATGGGATACCGGGAGAATATCAAAACCGGCCGATATGAAATTCCACCTAATTCCGGCAATAAAACCATCATTTCTAAACTAAGAAAAGGTGACCAGGATCCTGTAAAGCTTACTTTCAACAACATCAGGACCAAGGAAGATTTGATTAAAAAACTGGGCAAAAAACTTGATTTTGACACCAATGAGCTATTAAATAAACTTAATGACCCTGCAGCATGTGAAAAACTAGGCTTTTCACCAGAAAATGTAATGGCCATGTTTTTGCCTGACACCTACTTTATTTATTGGGATACTTCGGTTGAAAAGTTTATCGATAGAATGCACGATGAATATAAAAAGTTTTGGAATGAAGAAAGATTGGCAAAAGCGGACAAAATAAACATGACACCGGTTCAGGTGGCAGTGATGGCATCGATCGTACAAAGTGAAACCAACAAAAAAGACGAAATGCCAGTTGTCGCAGGTGTTTATGTTAACCGTATCGCCCAAAATATGCCTCTACAGGCTGACCCTACGGTTAAGTTTGCAGTAGGCGATTTCAGTATCAAAAGAATCCTGACCAAGCACCTCAGCATTCAATCGCCCTACAATACCTATATTAATACCGGTTTGCCTCCCGGCCCTATAGCATTACCCGAAAGAGTAGCATTAGAGGCGGTTTTGGATTATCAAAAGCACAATTACACTTATTTTTGTGCTAAAGAAGATTTTTCGGGATATCATAATTTTGCCGAAAATTATACTGATCACCTTAAAAACGCTGATAAATACCAAACCGCTCTTGATCAAAGAGGAATAAAATAATGTATAGTGCCGACACCACATACAGGGTAAGATACGCCGATGTTGACCAGATGGGCTTCATGTATTATGGCAATTATGCCCGACTTTTTGAAATTGGAAGAGTTGAAGCTTTACGATCATTGGGCGTAAGATATAAAGAATTGGAGGAAAATGGCGTTTGGATGCCAGTTTATGAAAATTTTTCAAAGTATATAGAACCTGCAAAATATGACGATCTGCTTACATTAAAGGTAAGTTTGAAAGAAATGCCAAGGGTTAGAATTGTTTTTCATTGTGAAATTTTTAACGAGGAAAACAAATTAATCCATAAAGGACATACTACCTTGGTATTTTTAAATTCCGAAACCCAAAAAATTACGCTTTGCCCTGAAGTTATTACTAAAAAACTCAAAGTTTTTTTTGAATAATATGCTCAGATTGCCCAAAAGAAATATCGCCATCGACAAACTCAAAGATAAATTACAGAATATTTACATTCTGAATACAACGATTTCCTTATATATTTTTCTGGCAATTTTATATAAAAAAATCATCAACTTCGACATTGATCAACGGGCAGCAGCGGTTTCATTTAGTTTTATGCTGGCTATTTTCCCTGGCACCTTGTTTTTATTTACTTTGATTCCATACATTCCTATACAGCAACTCGATGTGTTGATACTTGATTTTTTAAAAAACCTGATGCCCATGGGTCTTTATGATGCTGTGTCGGGTACAATCGTCGAAATTGTAAGCAGGCCCCGAGGAGATATATTGTCTTTCGGTTTCTTGTTTGCCCTATTTGCAGCTACCAACGGCATGATGTCATTGATGCGGGCGTTTAATATGGCATTGAAACAAAGAGAAAAACGCTCTTATTTTAAAGCCCGTTGGATTGCATTTATTCTTACCGCCTTATTGGTTTTTGTACTTTTACTGGCGATTATCATTTTAATTGTTGGAAAACTAAGCCTTGAATTTATGATTTCAAAAGGCCTGGTTGAAGAAAATTTCAACGTTACCGGTATAAACCTTTTGGGTTATATTTCTATCTTTTTAATATTTTTCCTGGGTATTTCCAGTATTTATTATTTCGCTCCTGCCATTAAAAAACGATTGAATTTTTTCAATTTCGGGGCTGTTTTTGCCTCGATACTTTGTATTCTGGCTACTAACTTGTTCTCTTATTATTTACAAAATTTCAATTCTTATAACCGGCTCTATGGTTCCATTGGCACTTTGATAGCGGCTATGGTATGGTTGTATCTAATATCTTTGATTTTGATACTTGGCTTTGAAGTTAATATTAGTTTAAGAGGAGCCATGAAACGAAGCATAAAAAAAACACCGCAGCAATCAGGTGCCTCCGGTGTTTAAAAATAAACCTTAACCCATAAAAAAATATTTCAAACATTTAAATCATATTAACTTAACCGCCAAAACTGTTCCAACAACAAAATCATATCTATTTAATTATCAAACGGTATTATACATTATACTTTTTTTTCAATCTCTTCCATTTTATGGAATATTATCTGCGAATAAATAAAGAATCCTGAAATTCTTGTGCCATTTTCTATTTTCCCAATACTTCTGTTAACTTGCGTTCTTAATACCTGACCTTAATGCCATTCTTTCAGGAAGTTTTTAAAATAAAAGCTTCTTAATTTAATAAAAATGAAAAAACTAATTTCAAACCTTACATTTTGGGTGCTTACCTCAATTGCGACTGGGGCAATTTTAGGCCACATTTACCCGGAAAAGGCCGTTGAATTCAAATGGCTGGGAACCTATTTTATTGAAATCGTCAAACTATTCATTTATCCTATAATTTTTCTAACTATCACGTTGGGAATCAGCGGCATGGGCGACTTGAAAAAAGTAGGAAAAGTAGGAGGAAAAGCCTTAATATATTTCGAAGTGGTCACGACTTTTGCCCTGGTAATTGGAATTATCGTTGCCTATGTAATCAAGCCGGGTGAGGGAGTGATCGCCCAAAATCTTTCTGTTGCAGACGTAAGCCAATATACCAGTAAATCAAAGACATTTAGCTGGTGGCAATTCCTGAAAGACAATCTCACCATTCAGGTTTTATTATTCTCAATAGTCTCAGGTATTGTTTTGAGTAAAATAACACATAAAACCAGGGCGATTGGTATTTTATCCATTATTTCAAAATACGTATTCAAAGCCCTTCATTTTGTCATGTTTTTGGCACCTTTGGGTGCATTTGGAGGCATGGCATTTACCATAGGAAAGTACGGAATTCATACCCTGATTCCATTAGGCAAACTAATGCTTTCGGTATATATCACAATGGGTTTATTTATTTTTATAGTTCTAAATTTAATTTTGAAATATTACAAACTTAGAATATGGAGTTTTTTGAAATATATCAGAGAAGAACTTCTGATTGTATTAGGAACATCTTCTTCTGAGGCTGCATTGCCATCACTGATGGAAAAGCTGGAAAGAATGGGCTGTTCAAAATCAGTTGTTGGTCTGGTTGTACCAGCCGGATATTCATTTAACCTCGATGGCACTACGATTTATTTGTCAATGGCTACCATTTTTTTAGCACAAGTTTATGGAGTTACATTGACCATTGAACAAATGTTGACCATCATCGGGATTTTGATGGTTACTTCAAAAGGTGCTGCAGGAGTAACAGGAAGCGGTTTTGTGGTATTAGCTTCTACCCTATCGGCTATAAAAGTAATTCCTATCGAAGGTTTGGCATTGTTGCTTGGTGTTGACCGATTTATGTCGGAAGCCCGTGCGATAACCAATTTTATAGGAAACGGAGTAGCTACTTTGTGGATTTCGAGAAATGAAAATGAATTGGATATCAAGAAAATGAATTACGCCTTTACACATATCTCCGAAACTGAAGATATTTTTAAAGATAATTTTAATATAAAAAATTAATTTTCAACGCTTTAATTTTAAAAAACTTAAACTGTCATATAATATTCAGATGAAAAAGTCACAAAAAATTCTTTTTGCCTTCCTGGCAATTTGCTGGCTGATATATTTTACTTATAAAACTATAAGCGTAAATGGTATTTTCGAAAAAATCACCCAAATAGGAGATTTTACTTCTTCAGTAATTATCTCAGAACCGGGTATAGAGGATATTACTATTGACCAGAAATCAAAACTGGCTTTTTTTAGCTCTCATGACAGGCGGAATCCGGAGAGTTTTGGTAAAGTATTAATGGCTGACTTAAAAACGGATTCGATTGTTTTTAAAGACCTTACCACAAAACTTAACTTAAAAGAATTCAGGCCTCATGGAATTTCGTTTCTGGAACTAAAAGATAAACGAAAATTCCTTTTCGTGATTTCACATGGAAAAGAGAAACACGATATCCTTAAATTTGAAATTTTGGCTGATAGCCTTAAATATTTAAACCGTTATTCCAGTTCTGAGTTTGTATCTCCTAACGACATTCTGGCTGTGGGAGAAAATCAATTTTTTATAACCAATGATCATAATTCACGTTCAAGATGGAAAGTATTTCTTTATGATTTTTTCAGAATACCTACAGGGAATGTGGTTTTCTTTGATGGTAACAGGGCAAAAAAAGCCTCTTCAAGTATTGTTTACCCAAATGGAATTAACATTTCAGATGATGGCACTAAAATATTTGTTACCAGCACTTTGGAAAAGAAATTATTTGTTTTCAATCCCGCCGCATCAAACCAAACATTGGAATTGGTAGCCGAAGCACCTATGAAATATGCACCTGATAACATAGAAAAAAACGCTGAAGGGAAACTTATCATCGCCAGCCATCCAAAAACTCTGGCTTTTATGAACCACAGGAAATCAGAAAATAACCTAAGCCCTTCGGCAATTATTGAAGTAAATACCGATAATATAAATTCTCAGCGTATTTTGTACCTGGATGCCGGAAGTCAGATCTCTGGATCAAGTGTGGCGGCTCCATTTATTAATAATAATGGACAAAATTGCCTATTGGTAGGATGTGTTTTTGACAGAAAGATTCTTTTGTTAAAAGAAAAATAATTGAATAAAATTAAATTTCTAATACCAAACTTTAAAATATTACATTTTATATACTTGAAAAATTTAAAAAAATATAAGAATACGACAAAAACCTTATTTAAATTAGTTATTTTTTTGAAATATATCATATATCGACCTATTCAAACAAATGAAATAATTATCATATAAAGGTCACCTTTGGCTTTCTTAGTAATGAAATAATCTATTAAAAATAAAAATGAAAAACGAAAAAACTCTAAAGGAGGATGCCCTCCACTACCATGCTAAAGGTAGGCCTGGAAAAATAGAGGTAATACCATCAAAAGAATACGCCAATCAAAGAGACCTTTCACTCGCCTACTCTCCGGGAGTGGCAGAACCTTGTCTGGCGATTCAGGCAAATCCTGAAGATGCTTATAAATACACTGCTAAAGGCAATCTGGTGGCGGTTATTAGCAATGGAACAGCTGTGTTGGGACTAGGTGATATTGGTGCAATGGCGGGCAAACCTGTAATGGAAGGAAAAGGCTTACTTTTTAAAATATATGCCGACATCGATGTGTTTGATATAGAACTTGACACAAAAAATGTAGAGGAATTTATAAGAACAGTAAAAATCCTTGAGCCCACTTTTGGTGGTGTCAATCTTGAGGACATCTCAGCTCCTGATTGTTTTGAGATCGAAGAAAGGCTTAAAAAAGAGCTCAATATTCCTGTGATGCATGACGATCAACATGGTACGGCCATTATTTCAGCTGCATCGCTTCTCAATGCATTGGAATTGATGGAAAAGAAAATCGAAAATGCGAAAATCATAATCAATGGAGCTGGTGCGTCAGCAATTTCTTGTACCCGACTTTACAATGCACTTGGAGCTAAGAAGGAGAATATTTTTATGTTTGATTCGAAAGGGTTAATTCACCCTGACAGAACCAATCTGGATGGCAGAAAACCAGAATTTGCCAATAGAAATATGCCTTTGGAAACTACCCTTGCTGATGCCATAAATGGTGCCGATGTATTTGTTGGATTGTCAAAAGGTAATGTATTGACCAAAGAAATGGTTAAAACTATGGCACCAAACTGCATCGTATTTGCTTTGGCAAATCCTACTCCGGAAATTTCATATCCCGATGCCATCGACGCCCGTGAAGACATAATAGTTGCCACTGGTAGATCAGATTACCCTAATCAGGTTAATAATGTATTGGGATTCCCCTATATTTTTAGAGGTGCTCTTGATGTAAGAGCAAGTGAAATCAATGAAGAAATGAAACTTGCGGCAGTGAAAGCACTTGCTGAGCTTGCAAGAAAACCTGTGCCTGATATGGTTAATATGGCCTATAGCGAGGTAAATCTATCTTTTGGCAAAAATTACATCATTCCAAAGCCGGTTGATCCCCGTTTGTTAACTGCAGTTGCTCCTGCTGTTGCAAAAGCAGCTATGGAAACCGGCGTGGCGAAATTCCCTATTACTGACTGGGATAAATATGAAAATCAACTTACCAAAAGATTAGGCCTTGATAACACTCTGACCAAAGCTATCATCAATAAAGCTAAAAAATCACCTAAAAAAGTGGTCTTTGCTGATGCGGAAAATCTCAATGTTCTGAAAGCAGTTCAACAAATCATTCAGGAAAAAATTGCTTTTCCAATTTTATTGGGTAACAAACAAAAAATTCAGAATTTATTGAATGAAAATCACATTGAATTTGATTGGGATGTGGAAGTCATTGACCCTAAAGAACCTGCTAATGATGTTGAAAGACAAAGACTGGTTGAATATGGGGAAATTTATTTTGATAAAAGAAAAAGGAAAGGTCTCACCTATCCAGATACCATAAACTTTGTGACAAGAAGGAGCTATTATGGCTCTTTGATGGTAGAAACAGGCCTGGCTGATACCATGGTAGCTGGACAAACCCGAAGCTATCCGGAAACCATCAAGCCTGCCATTCAAATTATTGGCCCGGCAGATGATGTGAAGAAAATATCAAGTATGTTTATTGTAATGAGCAAATTTGGTCCGCTTTTCCTGGCAGATGCCACCATCAATTTTGATCCCACGGTGGATGACCTTGTTGAAATTACGGAATTATGTTGCAAAGAAGTTCAGAAATTCAACATTAAGCCCAGGATTGCTTTGGTTACTTATTCCAATTTTGGCTCAGTACCCAATGGACCGGCTCCAATGAAACTACGGGAAGCGGTTGGTATCTTAAAAAGCAAACATCCGGGGATGATTGTTGATGGAGAAATGCAGGCTCACCTTGCTTTTGATATGGAATTATTAAAAGAAAGTCATCCGTTCTCTGATCTGGTTGATGGCCATGCCAATACTTTGATCTTTCCAAATCTCTCGTCAGCCAATATTGCTTACAACTTGTTGAAAGAAATCGCCGGATTAGAAAAAATAGGACCAATAATGCTGGGACTAAAAAAACCGGTACAAGTTTTACAATTAGGTGCTAGTGTGCGTGAAATCGTAAACATGACCGCCATATCGGTTGTTGATGCAAATAAAAAGTAATACATAATCATTGGAATAAAAAAAAAGAGACTCAATTGGGTCTCTTTTTTAATTTATCGATGATATCTTTTACAACTGTCGAAAAATACTTTCCATTTTGGTAACCAAACCAGGACATGATTGTGGTTTCGTACAAATCCAGGTCATAAAGCCGATCATGAGTTACATAGCCTGCATATGAGCCATTAAAGCTTGTTACAACAAGGTTAATTCCTTGTTTCGTGGCATATTGGTCTAATTCTGCCATAATTTCTCCTGAAAAATCACAGGGCAAACCTATCACCAAAGTATTGTCAATCATGGTAATTTTGACATTAGACGGATAGTCACCATACAGTATTTTAAAAAGCCAAGGGCGAAGACCCAAATTTTTAGTAATCCTTGCAGAAGGCTCAGGCAATGGTAAAAATAACAATTCACTCAGAACCTTAGGATTGATTCTTAGTTGCGGAATTTTTTTTGCAAAAGAAAATACGCCATTGCCCTGATTCAGAACCTCATCAAAATCATCATTTCCAATTTCATATGGTCCCTGACTGGCCACAGCACCCGCCATAAACATGCCAAAGTCCTGTGTTTTTTCAACACTATCAATCAAAACTCCAGGATAATCCCTTGATAATTCCAAAGTTTTACTATTTAAGACTGTCGAATGTGCTCCATAGGTAATTAATTTTACTTTTTTACCTGATTTCAATTCAAATCCCATTTGTCTTAATTCCGGATCTGTCCAGCCATCGTTGATTAAAAGGCGGTTTCTTATATCAACAGTATCCCTGATTTCGCCGTAGAATGGTAGTGCTGGTTCAAAGTTTTCTTCTGATTTTTTTATGGTTTCAAAAATCTTTTGACTTAAAAAGACAACCATTTCCGGATCATAAGCACCGGCGAAAGCACGTCCGGTGATTGAATTGCCCCATGAACCCACACTATTGTGCGTATGTGTGGCAGCAAAATGAACATCTGACATTTTTATGCCATCTTTTTTCAACAAGGTTGCCAATTTTTCAGTCACATTTGGTGCGATTATCAATAAATCAGCTGAAACAAAAAAACGTAACTTGTTATTGGCTTTAATTGATACAGCCCTCACAAACACAGAATCATGAACTGACTTATAGGCTTTCCCAAGCCTGCTCCCATAGCCTGCCAATGGTGTGGGCAATGCCGGAGTGATATTGGTTTTTGCATACCCAACTTCAAATGCAGAAGAGTCAAAATTCGGCTTAAATAGCTCAATCTGTTTTTTCCAAAGTTTAAAATGAGGAGTGGTTTCTAATTCCTTTCTTTCAATTCTTTTTACAGACAAAAAGAAAAGTAAGATACTTATAATAAAAACATTAAAAAGAATTTTTAAAAATTTCATATTAGGGTAAATATTATTTTTTGATGTATGATTATTTATTTTCAATATTTGTCAAAGCAATATTTGAATTTCATAACATAAGCCTTAACTTTGGATATTACCTTGAAAACCCAATGACTCATTCCGACAAAAAAGCCTATTTTTTTAAAGTCGATTCCACAGTAAAACGAATCCGCTCTTTTATGCAAAAAAATCTACAAGATGCCAACATTGATTTAACAGTCGATCAATGGGTAGTTTTGGATCATATTAAGCCCAATCCCGGCATTAGCCAAAACGAACTCGGTAATATCACATACAAAGATGCACCAACGATCACCAGAATTTTAGATATTTTGGTAAAAAAAAATCTGATAGAAAGAAAAATGGCCACCGACGACCGTCGCAAATTCCTTTTAGAGCTTACAGAAGAGGGACAAGAGTTACACAAAAAGGCATTTGCCATTATTGCCAAAAGCCGAAAAAAATCATGGAATAGCCTAAGTGAAAAAGATTATGAAGATCTGGTACGGATTATGGATACCATCTATTTGAATGTCGGTCAATAAGTTTTAATATTTTCCTGCCCCTTGAAATTATAGCTGGCGAAACCTGACCAAGGGTATCAATATTATCTTCTATTACAATTTTAAGTTCAGAAAACAAATCAGGATATTTTAATGCAATCTTATAACAAACAGTCATTGAAAATGCCTTAATTGCTATTGCTGAACTGTTATTGGTAAGTTTTTCAAAGCAAAAGTCAAAAATGGCATCTTCAAGTTTTTCGGAAATTTCCTGATCTTCAAAAATACTTATTCCGTTTCGCACAACTCCTTCATCAGTACTGTTTTTGATCATACAATCATAAATCTGTTGCTGATAAGGGAAAATTATTTGTTTTGCTTCGCGACTTAAATCTCGTAAAATCCAGAATGTGTTAAAAAGTAACCAATAGTTTCCTGACTCTAAATTATTTATCAAATCAGAAACTGGTATTTCGAAGTTAATTATTCTTCTTAAAACTTGACGGGCTTCATTTTTTGAAAGTCTATTATTCGATAGGGAGCCTTGAATTGAGTCCATATTTATCAACCAAATGGTCTATTAAGGCATTATTACTCCTCCATAATATCTGAAAAACTTCTTCAAATACTTTTTCTCCTTCGTAATAAGGGTCTATAACACTGTGTACACCACGCACTGTCGGGTCAAAATCTCTGATTAAAAACAATTTTTCTGCTGCAGGTGGAACGCCCTTTTGTTCATAATAATAACTATGGACATTCTCAAAATTCTCCTCATCCATCACAACAATATGATCAAAGTCGTCAAGGTCTGCTTTTCCAAGTTTTCGACCCAGATGCGTGATTTCTATCCCATGTTTCAAGGCATTTTTTATAGATCTGGCATCGGCTTTTTTCCCGATATGCCAGCCCATAATTCCGGCAGAATCAGCCCAGAGCTCATCCTGGAGGCCTTTTTCTATGACCAATTGATTGAAAGTAGCCTCAGCAACCGGACTACGGCAGATATTTCCCAAACATACGAAAAGAACCTTTCTCATTTTATTTTTCCTCCTTAAAAACCTGATTATTTTCGTCAACCAACACAAATACCGTCTCGCCTTCTTTTTTCATCAGATATTTTTCTCTGGCAAATTTTTCAAGAGATGCTGTACTGCCCAGCACTTCTGCCTCTTCTCTTTTTACATTGGCAAGTTCTTTTTCGAAAAATTCTTTTTGGTTTTGCATTTGTCTTAACTCCATCACCATATCAAATTGTTTCAGGAGATTGGATCTGTCAAAAAACGTCAACCATACAATAAGGACAAGTGCTGAAATAATGTAAAAACGGTATTTCTTTAAAAAAGGAGCATCTATTTTTTTCATTTTTAGGAAAAGCTAAATTTATAGAACAAAT
It encodes the following:
- a CDS encoding NADP-dependent malic enzyme, with protein sequence MKNEKTLKEDALHYHAKGRPGKIEVIPSKEYANQRDLSLAYSPGVAEPCLAIQANPEDAYKYTAKGNLVAVISNGTAVLGLGDIGAMAGKPVMEGKGLLFKIYADIDVFDIELDTKNVEEFIRTVKILEPTFGGVNLEDISAPDCFEIEERLKKELNIPVMHDDQHGTAIISAASLLNALELMEKKIENAKIIINGAGASAISCTRLYNALGAKKENIFMFDSKGLIHPDRTNLDGRKPEFANRNMPLETTLADAINGADVFVGLSKGNVLTKEMVKTMAPNCIVFALANPTPEISYPDAIDAREDIIVATGRSDYPNQVNNVLGFPYIFRGALDVRASEINEEMKLAAVKALAELARKPVPDMVNMAYSEVNLSFGKNYIIPKPVDPRLLTAVAPAVAKAAMETGVAKFPITDWDKYENQLTKRLGLDNTLTKAIINKAKKSPKKVVFADAENLNVLKAVQQIIQEKIAFPILLGNKQKIQNLLNENHIEFDWDVEVIDPKEPANDVERQRLVEYGEIYFDKRKRKGLTYPDTINFVTRRSYYGSLMVETGLADTMVAGQTRSYPETIKPAIQIIGPADDVKKISSMFIVMSKFGPLFLADATINFDPTVDDLVEITELCCKEVQKFNIKPRIALVTYSNFGSVPNGPAPMKLREAVGILKSKHPGMIVDGEMQAHLAFDMELLKESHPFSDLVDGHANTLIFPNLSSANIAYNLLKEIAGLEKIGPIMLGLKKPVQVLQLGASVREIVNMTAISVVDANKK
- a CDS encoding acyl-CoA thioesterase, translating into MYSADTTYRVRYADVDQMGFMYYGNYARLFEIGRVEALRSLGVRYKELEENGVWMPVYENFSKYIEPAKYDDLLTLKVSLKEMPRVRIVFHCEIFNEENKLIHKGHTTLVFLNSETQKITLCPEVITKKLKVFFE
- a CDS encoding cation:dicarboxylase symporter family transporter → MKKLISNLTFWVLTSIATGAILGHIYPEKAVEFKWLGTYFIEIVKLFIYPIIFLTITLGISGMGDLKKVGKVGGKALIYFEVVTTFALVIGIIVAYVIKPGEGVIAQNLSVADVSQYTSKSKTFSWWQFLKDNLTIQVLLFSIVSGIVLSKITHKTRAIGILSIISKYVFKALHFVMFLAPLGAFGGMAFTIGKYGIHTLIPLGKLMLSVYITMGLFIFIVLNLILKYYKLRIWSFLKYIREELLIVLGTSSSEAALPSLMEKLERMGCSKSVVGLVVPAGYSFNLDGTTIYLSMATIFLAQVYGVTLTIEQMLTIIGILMVTSKGAAGVTGSGFVVLASTLSAIKVIPIEGLALLLGVDRFMSEARAITNFIGNGVATLWISRNENELDIKKMNYAFTHISETEDIFKDNFNIKN
- a CDS encoding YihY/virulence factor BrkB family protein codes for the protein MLRLPKRNIAIDKLKDKLQNIYILNTTISLYIFLAILYKKIINFDIDQRAAAVSFSFMLAIFPGTLFLFTLIPYIPIQQLDVLILDFLKNLMPMGLYDAVSGTIVEIVSRPRGDILSFGFLFALFAATNGMMSLMRAFNMALKQREKRSYFKARWIAFILTALLVFVLLLAIIILIVGKLSLEFMISKGLVEENFNVTGINLLGYISIFLIFFLGISSIYYFAPAIKKRLNFFNFGAVFASILCILATNLFSYYLQNFNSYNRLYGSIGTLIAAMVWLYLISLILILGFEVNISLRGAMKRSIKKTPQQSGASGV
- the mltG gene encoding endolytic transglycosylase MltG, translated to MFKNKKIFAYAVVIVSTLAATFAFYFWQVAYSPNLNVDGKEKFVLYIPKNSSYESVLDTLHKHKIITDEVAFGFITKRMGYRENIKTGRYEIPPNSGNKTIISKLRKGDQDPVKLTFNNIRTKEDLIKKLGKKLDFDTNELLNKLNDPAACEKLGFSPENVMAMFLPDTYFIYWDTSVEKFIDRMHDEYKKFWNEERLAKADKINMTPVQVAVMASIVQSETNKKDEMPVVAGVYVNRIAQNMPLQADPTVKFAVGDFSIKRILTKHLSIQSPYNTYINTGLPPGPIALPERVALEAVLDYQKHNYTYFCAKEDFSGYHNFAENYTDHLKNADKYQTALDQRGIK
- a CDS encoding histidine--tRNA ligase, with translation MSKPSLARGTRDFGPEIMVKRSFIFEQIKKVYQKYGFLPLETPAIENLSVLMGKYGEEGDQLLFKILNSGDFAKDLTGEDLEKGSKEMLKKVSEKGLKYDLTVPFARYVVMNRHQLALPFKRYQIQPVWRADRPQKGRYREFYQCDADVVGTESLICEAEIVAMLHEVFENLGITEFVIKINNRKILSGITEVIGAKGKETDLCVAIDKIDKIGKEKVEDELQERGFSVENISKLQPLFAITEAGDVNFEELRNWLINSEIGLAGVQELEQIWQLTFALGLKNAKIAFDPSLARGLSYYTGAIFEVKALNVAIGSISGGGRYDNLTGTFGMPGLSGVGISLGVDRIYDVMEELKIFPEHLAHSSTKVMVTNFGEDTLPKSLEILAKLRAENVNAEIYPDTSKMKKQFEYADKKAIPFVLIVGSDEIKKGEYTLKNMLSGEQSSLKIEQIIEKLNV
- a CDS encoding SMP-30/gluconolactonase/LRE family protein, which translates into the protein MKKSQKILFAFLAICWLIYFTYKTISVNGIFEKITQIGDFTSSVIISEPGIEDITIDQKSKLAFFSSHDRRNPESFGKVLMADLKTDSIVFKDLTTKLNLKEFRPHGISFLELKDKRKFLFVISHGKEKHDILKFEILADSLKYLNRYSSSEFVSPNDILAVGENQFFITNDHNSRSRWKVFLYDFFRIPTGNVVFFDGNRAKKASSSIVYPNGINISDDGTKIFVTSTLEKKLFVFNPAASNQTLELVAEAPMKYAPDNIEKNAEGKLIIASHPKTLAFMNHRKSENNLSPSAIIEVNTDNINSQRILYLDAGSQISGSSVAAPFINNNGQNCLLVGCVFDRKILLLKEK